In the Canis aureus isolate CA01 chromosome 36, VMU_Caureus_v.1.0, whole genome shotgun sequence genome, aaaaaattgagtgatACAATTCTATACTTTATAGAATTAAGGGatgttatttttaagcatttggtGAGTAAGAATTCTCATAACTGAATATTTGGAATGTATTATAGTCATTAAAATACAATTCTATGAAGAAACCAAGagattaataacattttaattctgtattttataaatttaggtCCTCTGGGTTATTAAGATATTAAGCTTCAGTGTCTTTTTTTCAGTCTGAAAGCATCAATGTTACTTCCCTGCTTAATTATTTCATGACCTATAAAAGCtaaattcttaataaattaaaaagtgttCATCCTTTATTGTAATCACACAGCTGTCAATGTTGGTTGACATTCATTAGGTCTTGGGtttctgaaaatgtatttatctaGGTCAagaaaaacaggcagaaggaaaCCTCACCCAAATTATGTAGCAGTGTTAAGCAAATTCAGTTTTTGAGCCAAATTAAATCATTTGTGTCTTCAAACTTTCCCTGTAACTTTTCTTATAGcaatataattttgcattttggcCAAAGAGAGCTGCTTTCTTTTGGCAGACAAAATCATACTTCTGGAGAAACATTGAGTTAGATCTTTAGAATCTGTCTCCTTTTCAATAGAGCAGTAACAAATAGTGTGTTACACATTTATTTCACCTAAGTTGATCTCTTTCAAAAGACTGATAtgatgaaaagattttaaatctgTAGCATATTTTTACCCAATATACCTAATTATGttcaatttaaaacaatttttccaAAAGAACTGGTTTTTGGTCAGGAGTCAAGAAACTACAAAATAACTTATCTAAAAGTTGTCaattaaaaattaagccataGTGCTTAAGTGTAATGTTTTCAAAAACCAACTATACACTACTGCATGTTCTTGGAAATTTGGAAACAAATATActtgactcttaaaaaaatacttggtgGCATATTAAAGAATGACTATGAGTTTACAAAACATATGAAGCAGGGTATAGTTAATTCCAAAACTATGGAAAACATCAGTGTGCCTTTGCTTTACTTGAAGAGAAATGGAGTTTTGAGTGCCAAATAGCTAATTACCATTAGCGTCACCAAAATTAATCCCAAACATTACtcagaaaataaactatttccAACAATTTTCAAGACCTTTTATATAAGGACTATATTGTAACTTTCATTCTTAAGGGTCTTATCTCTCTCCTTGTAGGATTATCACAAACCatcttttacttttcaaatgaaCTAATTCTAACCCAACCCAAATTAAAAACCGTTCACATTCACAAGCAAGTAATACTATTGCACATTATACTCATTTTAGGAATGTGTGcttcctccccccgccctcccccaaaaaactgaCAATGCATctatgaattatatctcattaTCTGTATTTATAACACTCAAAGTGCTTCTGCTCTTCCACTGAACAAGTATATTAATACTTTTATAGTCTCAGAATACTTCATGAACCCTGAAGTGATTCTCTATGGAAGGAGCTTCCTTTGCAAAATGAATTTGGCTAGTCACCTGCATACCAAAATCCCCAAGAATCTGAACAAATTTCTTGTGCTCCTTTCCAATCCAAGATCTCATTGGATCACACACTTGGTAAGGTGTTACATGGGTATGAACAATAATCCCTGTTTGTGCAAATTCTTTCAGGACTTCTGGATAAGTAACCCACGTATTGCTTCCTCCAGAATGACCGCCATCCAGCCAGTACATTGTTCTTATGCTTCTGATAAAAGCATCTATGTTCTTGTCTTTCTTGGCTTCTTTTAATTCAAAAAGCAATTGATTCAAAACAACACAACCTTTACTGAATCCAATCAAAGTAAAAGAAGCACCATTTAGTGATGGTGGGTAAAAACTCAGGGTGGACTCATCAAATTCTTCACAggtcctctctttttctccctggcAACCATTAGTAGTGTGAGAACTGGATCTACAATTAGATGCTTTGGAGTCCTTATTCAAATCTTTTACATTCTTCTTTGATATCAGACTGTTCTGACTTAAGTTAAAAGCATTAACTAATAACATATAAAGGTGCTTAAAAGCTCCAAAGTCAGTATTGTGTTCTGGAGCACCAAACATATTACTTTTCACAAAATTGTCATAGCAGCTGAATTTGTGCAAATGCATTCGCGAGCACTTTATCACCCAAATATAACTACTGGGGAACCGGTGGGCTAAAATGGTGGCAACATTTTCTAGACTCCAGTTTTCCCACTGATAATTCTCAGGATGACGAGTCATAATTTCATGGTAATTCTGAAAGGTAAGAAAGATGAAACAagcattaaatacatatttatataaaattatttccacaAAATAGTTTCCCATTTTTATTGTGGAGGAAATTGGGATGTTATATGACCAATGGTTAATgtactaaaaatgaaaactatatgtCTATCATTACCTTCTGATCTtaagattttaaacaaataatttcccaatttaaacttaaaatctatcaaaaatatcaaaagactGGGTTATAAGATATAGCTAAATAGCatagtagaaattttaaaaattaaacttactTTAAAGGgattatagatatttttatttttttatttttatttttttagatatttttaaataaattttatttagtataCATACAATCTCCTATTCCTAAACAcattaactgaaaataaaaattggtttattaaactttttgataacacaaaaccttaaaatattttctcattaaagcTGTTATCCTGAATCCCTCCCTTTTTGGATACAACCAAATTTCAATTTTGGGTACAACaattgaacaacatgggtttgaactgtgcaggtcacTTACAAGTAAGTTTTTTCCTGTAAATACAGCataatactgtaaatgtattttctctttcttaataacattctttttttttttttttttttttttttttaaagatttcatttttgggatgcctgggtggcttagttggttaagtatctgcctttggctcaggtcccgatcccagggtcctgggatctagccgcATATCCGCTCTCCGCTCAGCCAGGTGTTTGctttaccctctccctctgcttatactctttctctcaactaaataaataaaatctttaaaaaattctatttttaagtaatctttacacccaacatgggattcgaatccacaacctggagatcaagagtccaatgctctatcaacaaactgagccagccaggtgcctccaaaataacattttcttaaaaaaaaaaaaaaaaaaaaaaaaaaagattattgggcagccctggtggctcagcggtttagcgtcacctttcagcccagggcatgatcctagagaccctggatcgagtcccacgtcaggctccctgcctggagcctgtttctccctctgcctgtgtctctgcctttctctctgtctctcatgaataaataaataaatctttaaaaaagaagattataaaaaaataaaataaaaataaaaaagattatcttattataagaatacaatatatgatacatatacaaaatatctgTTGAATCAACTGTTCTGTTGTGTATCAGTAAGGCTTCGGGTCAACAGTTGGCTgttaatagttaagttttgggggaaatcaaaagttatatgtgaattttcaactgtgtgggagtcagtgcccctaacccctgcatggttcaagggtcaactgtgcaATGAACGTTctagaaaaatctttttatatatctgagattacatcaataaaaataaattcctggatatggggctggcccagtcagttaagtgtccaactcttgatttcagctcaagtcatgatctcagggtggggagatggagtcctacactggacatggagcctgcttgagattttctctctccctctgcccctcccccagctttaaaatccttttaaaataaataagtaaaaataaattcctggatATGGAAAGATTGTGTCAAAGAATATTCATAATTTAAGATTAGTTATACAGACTCCAATGCTATCTTCCAGAAAGGTATGTATAGCTCTTCTTTTCGTTCAATTTCTTAGGCAAAGGACAGCTTATTCTAATTTGGATTTATTGAAAATTTGAACgaaattataattttgtttattaacCATCTGGATTTCTACTTGTGTCTGTGTATAACTTTGGTCCTTTTTTATTTGGTTCTTGTTTATTTAAAagcattctatatatatattaataaatttttgtttaggTTCCAGGATATgcatataaattttgttttcattttaattcacagtagctttttttaaaaagggagaaattcattcaaatttattcatttattctatgaGATTTATTGGATACCTACTGATTGAGTATGGATCAGAACAGACTAAACTCCTGCCCACACAGAGCTCACATTTAGTACAGAGATACACAATAAACAACTCCATAAGTAAACAGAGCAACACTGTTCAATAGAAATATAACATGATCCATGCAAAAAAATTTCTAgtagctacattttaaaaagaaggtaacAGGTGAAACTactttgaataatatattttattgagcccaaatatctaaaatattataatttaaacatGTAACTGATTTAAAAAACTAGTAAGAGatgattacatttctttttcttactaagtctttgaaatccagtgtgtattttatacctacagcacatctcaatttggatgCTAAATTTTCACTGGAAATACTGGATCTGaatttagatttcataaaatttacagtTGAAAAAGCAGATTCACATATCCAAGttgttcaaatatacttaaaagttttCTAGGAACTGAACTATCAGTTTTCAGGtttaaatttaaagttaaatataattaaaaatttagttcctTGGTTAGACCAGCTTTCGAAAGGTCAATAGCCATAAGTGGGTAGAAGTCAGCACAAAATATTAAGATGGTGGTTAAGTGCAATggagtataatttaaaaaaaaaataaaaagaacagggCAAAAGGAATACAAGGATTTGGAGAGGGTGGAAGATTATTATTTGAAACACAGGGTGGTCTCCAATAAGATGATAGTTGAGAAGGACCTGAAGGAACCAAGGGAGTGAAGCAGGATATTTCAGGCATAAGGAATTGCAACTACAAAAAGCCCTGAAGTGGAAGCATGACTGGTATAGCCAAGATACAGCAATGAGGCTAGACTAGCTCCAGCAGtgtgaacaaaaagaaaaagtgatcacCAAGGTCAGAAAGATtgttggggagagggggaggtgtGAGGACTTTGGCTTTTGCTCTGATAGGGTTTGGAGCAGAGGGTGGATGTAATTTCTGTTTTGAAAGGATTACTCTTGTTCCTATGTTGAAGGATCAGGAGTTGAAGCAGGAGGTTACACAAGTGTAATCCTGAGGAGACAAGGTGGCTTGAACACTGAGTGGTAGAAAAATTAAGGTGGTAAAAGTGGTCAgacaatatattttgaaagtagagtCAACAGCATTCTTGCTGATTGAATGAATACAgagtatgagagaaagagaaacagagttgtgattttcctttatttataacACTATATACTATACATGCTGaacaattttaaatgcacttctcttttgacctagtaattccacttctaggaatttatctcaGTGATATAACTGCATATATGCATAAATAAACATGtataaggttatttatttttgtttcaaaagaaTGAGGCAGGTCTATGAGTACTCAACATGCGTTATAAAACAAGGGCTAAAAAACCCCTGTAAGCTACGCTaccatttgtgttttaaaataaaaaagttcgtGGGGTCCCCAGTGGTTCAGTCATTTGAGgttcccagtctttttttttttttttttttaatttttatttatttatgatagtcacacacacacagagagagagaggcagagacacaggcagagggagaagcaggctccatgcactgggagcccgacttgggattcgatcccgggtctccaggatcgcgccctgggccaaaggcaggcactaaaccgctgcgccacccagggatcccctgaggttCCCAGtcttgattcagctcaggtcctgagattcagccccatgtcagtctccacgctcagtggggagttggcttctccctctccctctgccccttcccttactagcaccttctctctttctctcaaataaatcttaagaaaaaaaaaaaaaaagtttgcatcaGCATAGAATGTCTCTGGAAGAATACATATATCAGCAACAGTGGTAGCCTTGAGGAAGAGAAATGGGAGACTGGAGAGATTGGTATGAAAAGGGGATTTACTTTCTAATGTACAGTCTTAAacttaattttaacaatatttttctattaaaaaactaaaactgggcagcccgggtggctccgcggtttagcgctgccttcagcctagggctgatcctggagtcccagaattgagtcccacatcaggctccctgcttggagtctacttctccctctgcctttgtctctgcctctctctcctctctgtgtattctcatgaataaataaataaaatcttaaaaaaaaaaaaaacctaaaactgaTAGAAGTAAAATTCACTAAAAAACTTTAGTCTATATACAAAGGTAGAAGGGAAGATGGAGAAGCCATCCATAAAACCACCAATtagaaataatcattaaaatttgAGTCTAGCATTCCAGTTTTCTCTAGTATACAcatttacaaatacatatattagacAGCATTCTTACTTCTTCCTCAACAAGTTTATGCATACagttttcacttaacaatatattTCAGGCATGGttccatatcaataaatataGATTTGCATCACAATTTTTAGACTTCCCATCAAAAAGATTAATATCAATTTACACTCTCACTGACAGTATACAAGAATTTACCCACATCCTTACCCACAGGGGCTactaacattaatttttttaaaaccttcacTACTATGATAAAATaccttactttttatttaatttgcatgTTTTGATTCCTAAGAAGGAtgaatatttttcaatgtttattgacaatgttcttttttgttaattctgTGTTTGTGTCCTTTGAGAATTTTCCCAGATACTCAATTCTTTCTTACAGTTCATAATCTCATTAATAGcttttcatatgttaaaaaatatttactcccAGGAGGAGGCTATCATTTAGCTTTTTATGGATGCTGCTACTGCCCTCGGCATATTCAGATTTgtgatataaaattaaaataggaactTAGATCTCAAAGAGCTCAGCTAAATCCTTTTTATAGCTATGGAAACTGAGGGCCTAGAAACTATATAGTTATTTCTATTATACAGTTATTTGGTTAATGAGTCAAAATGAATTCAAGATTCTGTAATTCTCAGTTCAGTCTCTACCACATAGGTAAATCTAAAAACTTGGTATTTTCTTTGATTAGCCCTAAGTTACATGATCAAAGGGGGGACATGCTTATACAAAGGAATTGTGtgcactaaaatataaaaatagtattgtTACTGTTGTGTCAAAACCCAGATCCATTAAAACAATGGATAAATACTCCCAAATTCCAAAAGAAACACAAGACATCCCCATAGAACTTGCAGACAGGTGGCCAAAACTGGTTCTGCAACTCAGGCTATTACCCAGGGCCAGTCTACAGAAAAGGCTAAAGACTATGGGAAGAGAGTGCtttctttcaagaatttttatGTCAATTGGGAATGCAATGCGCTTATTCCCCTTGGGCGGTGGGGAGGCATGTAGGGAGCAAGCTTCTCCACATCACCAATGAGGCAGGTGGCAAAAGAATCTCTTGGGAGAGATTAAGGAGTTCTTATTTCACAGTTAGATGCTTGCTGACCTGCAAAAACTTACAGGCCTATCCCATACAGCTACTAAAGTTAAAGGTACAAAGATCTTTAGGAAAACAACATGCAAGTGTCTACAACAGTTCGGAGACATTCATGATTAAGTTTCAAGCTAGGTGGATTATTCCTACAGCAGAGCAAGTACAACTatattcctggcacagagctcctaaaacccttggaatttcccagGTGACAGGAACACCTTTGTTCTAATGGGGTGACTCTTGGTGGGCTTCTGAACAGGAACTGGTCAACCAGAAAAACCAAGACATGACTGAAGTTTAGAACTTTCGGTCTCACCGTCCATTCTCTAAAGAGAGACTGGAAATGGGAGTTAATGACTGATCATGACTGTacaatgaagcctccataaaaaaatccccaaagtatGGGTTCAGGTAACTTCTAGGTTGGTGAATACATGGAGGTTCTAGGGGAGTGCTACACTGAGAGAGGTCTGCACCCCTTCCCACATACCTtaccctatgcatctcttccatcgaGGTATTCATCCATTATCATATCCATTCATAAGTGGGTAAACAGTAAGTAAATTGTTTCCATAAGTCACTCTTACAGATTAACTGAACCTAAGGAGGGTATCATGGCAACCCCAATTTATAGGCAGTCTGCAGGAGCACAGGTGACAACCGGGGACTTTTGACTGGCGCTGGAAATGGGGGtgcagtcttgtaggactgagcccttaacttgTGAAATGTAATAACTCCGGGTAGATACTGTCAGAATTGAGTTATAGGATATCCAGCTGGTGTGCAGAGCATCACATGGTAGGAGGAAAAACCCATGTAATAGGTTTCAGAAGTGTTGCGAGTGTGGTAGTAGTATGAGTAGTAAGGCGTGACACACCAGGACATACATTTAGGGCATGGTCATCTCTATATCCTAGTCTTTAGGAAAACAggttttttaaaggtaaaattggCAATGACCCAAATGTTCACCAAGTgctgaatgagtaaacaaattaTATATCCATACACCAGAAAACTACCTCGGAATAAAAAGGAACATACTAATGATACAGGCAATAGTAAGAATGAATTTCAAAAGCAtcatatactaagtgaaagaagccagacacaagactACATACTATGATTgcaaattaatgaaaatgtagaaaaggcaaaactatagtgAAAGAACGCTGATCAGTCGTTGCCTGTGGCTGAGAAAAGAGACCAACAGAAGTGGGGCACAAAGGTACTTTTTAGGGTGATGGAGATGTTGTATAACATGATTATGGTGTTGGTTACATAACttaacatttgtcaaaactcatcaaattgtaagcttatacttaaaaaaagagataagtataattttatatactgaagctttaaaaagcaagataactcaagaaaattggaaaatgcctccttaaaaaaatcctgatttcTGTTCCCTCCAAAATCAttactggatttaaaaaaaaaaatcaatgtacttAAAGAAATATGAATTACTATGTTCTCAGCTCACCTGTTaattcaaatgagaaaataacaaatatagaataaaaaagcACACACAACACCAACAAAAATGATTGCAAGAGGAACATCAAGAAAGTAATggtaggagggcggggggtgggagtgaatgggtgacgggcactgggtgttattctgtatgttagtaaattgaacaccaataaaaaaataaattaaaaaaaaaaaaagaaagtaatggtaattaaaatttaaaattacttggGCAACCAGATCTAATTGATACCAAACA is a window encoding:
- the C36H2orf69 gene encoding mitochondrial protein C2orf69 homolog, which gives rise to MWEFRLLRSPPPPPLLLLLPQLSLGMAASRSQAGAMNLGGGGGGGGGCARGSPLAAARRPQCVQLPPVPGADPQRSNELLLLAAEAAGPALPGDPAREEPQHHVLYFPGDVQNYHEIMTRHPENYQWENWSLENVATILAHRFPSSYIWVIKCSRMHLHKFSCYDNFVKSNMFGAPEHNTDFGAFKHLYMLLVNAFNLSQNSLISKKNVKDLNKDSKASNCRSSSHTTNGCQGEKERTCEEFDESTLSFYPPSLNGASFTLIGFSKGCVVLNQLLFELKEAKKDKNIDAFIRSIRTMYWLDGGHSGGSNTWVTYPEVLKEFAQTGIIVHTHVTPYQVCDPMRSWIGKEHKKFVQILGDFGMQVTSQIHFAKEAPSIENHFRVHEVF